ACTGATTCTCTTTCCTGTTTGTCAGGACAAAAGAATCCAAGGCGGCTACGAGAACGTCCCCACAGTCGATATCCACATGAATCAAATCAACTATGAGAAGGAATGGCACAAGTTCTTACTGGAGTACATAGCTCCGGTAACAGAGAAAATGTATCCTGGTTACTACACCAAGGTAAGACCTCTGAACACAGGGAGGTACAAACCATCACCGTCACACATTCTCATGAGATGAAAATAGGTCAAATCCATATAATCCCTCCTGCGATTTCCACGTCTCATGCTAACAGCGACGTCATCTTAAGTTGATCCCCGTGGCTGAAGGTGATTAAGTTTTGCTTCCTACAGTGATCATGTTTGCTTTAAACTGACTGTCCTCCTTCATCCTACTTTGTCTCCAGAGTTGTTGCAGAGTGGACATTGCTGCATTTCCCAGAGTGCACCTGTCAGTCCAGTAGAGTAGCAAAGTGGGAGGAGTTATTTTGGGCGTCAAgatgtttattttctgcataGACAAAGTCAGGTCTAAACTGTCAATCATCAGTTCAGCTTGATGTCAGTAGCATGAACTTACGGCGTTTAAATTACCCAGGAGACTCCCCtcctgctgaagcctcatattagctccAGGTGAACGTATTTTTGCTGGACTGCGGATCACTTTGTCCCCCGTCTCTTACATTGGAAGCACATTGGGAAGGAATCTTTAATGTTATGTGGCCAAACCCACTTTGCTCCTCTGTAAGGTCAAACTGTGCTAACTTTTTCTTTGGATTAGCTGTCGATGAATGTTtgcttttgtctgttcagcCATGGTggctgctaatgctaactagcCCACATCTTCTTCTAGGTGGTGTGTCCCAAGGAATTGTTTTGAGTGGGGGGGAAATGCTCttaccgtaaattctcaaataaaaggtGGTATTCAAATAGTGGCCGAGTCTCAAGTGGCCCGCACGAAGGCCGGTCGCTATAAAGGGTGGATAAAAACTCTGAGGAGGTCACATTTCCATCAGTAAACGATGAAGTCATgccatactcaccactctgctgtttttcttttgaacaCAAATACTGCGTAAGTGCACTAATTACATCCTGCCGCTTCTACTTGTTTATTGTTGCTAAGCTACTGTCAAAGAtgctcaacacttcctgcagatgtttcaaattaaaacccGACCAGGAAAGGGAGGAATTATGCCCTTTGAGCCGCTGGACAGCTCCTAATTTGAAACATCTGAGCAGGAAGTTTTGTTTcattgacagtagcttaacaaCGGTCAAAAAAATGGCAAAGTGGAAGCAACTGGAAATAATGAGTGACTGAAAACAGTGTATCTGtggagaaaatggagagaatGACCTGAatctgttgtactgatggaagcagcgctgtggaaatgtacatgaTACTGacaacaagacaagacaagacaacaggtaaacatggaggaagtgcAGAGTTTGCAGACAGATAAAACAGGAGCAGACCAGTTATGGCAAAATCTTCTTACAGAACAGgggaaattagaaataaaggccCGTCTCTAACACAAGCAAATAAACGCCCGGTTCTTTCGGCTGAAAGATCTGAGATTTTATTTCTGGTGCTAGAGGACAAGCAGGCAGGCGTGCGGTCTGACAGCCTCCTCGTTAAGTCAGCGATTAAAGAAGAGACTGAACTAACTGGGTCACTTTGGGTAAGACAGTACAGTTGCAATCTAGTaaagtttgtaaaatgtttttaagacAACATTTAGAAAcgtttttgatgtgtttttaatagttttcggagaacagtggagctctgaggcacagaggaagaagatatatcaatACTGtgctgttatttaaatgaaaacgtGGTGATTCTGAAATGAGAAGGAGTTTTGTGCAGTTTTGATCACTGAtgaatcatttatcaagcagaaaAACATCTGTAAGGCTGCATTTTAAAGACCCTCTGAACACGTGACGCATCGCCTTTCACTAACTGAATAATGTGTAGTTGTTGAAAGCGAGAGTTGCAGCCCTCTCATTGGTTCCTGTGTGCTCTGCTGACCGACATGTCTTCTCTCATCAGTGTGCCACTCCCTTGAACTTTGTGGTGAGGTACAAACCCGACGAGCAGCCCCTGCTCGTCCCTCACCATGACGCCTCCACATTCACTATTAACGTAGCTCTCAACAGCAAAGGCGTTGACTACCAGGTAAATGAGGAGCGGCGGGCAGGTAGTAGAAGCTACGGGACTCGATGATGCAGGCGGTctgcccttctctctctgcttctctgctcCCTCTCTGGAGGCGAATGCTGGAGCAGGAACCGGGCTGACGCTTGTCTGTACTGAGCCGGAGCTGCGAGGGGCGCAGGCGCTCTGTCTGCGGCCAGATGAGCGGTTTCTACGCGAATGCTTGCATGActcctttctgtctgtgtgtttgcaggctcAGTTTGACTTGGCCTTTGTAGTTAGATATAAGCCAGATGAGCAGCCCTCTTTGAGACCGCACCATGACGCCTCCACATTCACTATAAACATTGCACTCAATCAAGTGGGCCTTGAATACCAGGTGAGTGTGTTTAGAGGTTGGTAGAAATCTGACATTTCCAACAGGTAGCTCGTGGATACTCCATCCAAACGTTATTTACCCAACATATAGTTAGTTACCCATGCAATGAAATCCACCTTAAATCAGAATTTACATCACGCTGCTCAAATGATCTTTGGACAGTTGGTACAAACGTTGGCAGCTACTTTGAATAAGTAATGGGACAGTTGTGAATCACGAATGCGTCCCAATAAGTAACACAAGCCACCATGTGAACGTTTTGCACGTCTGACTTGGTGCTAGAATAAAAAAGGTCCTGTCGTATCAAGGACAGACTGGTTCACATTTACAGATTAAAACtcagaaaatgacaaataaaagatgcaCAGTATTATAGAAATACGGTGAATGCTGTTTAAAGGTGGAATTTGTAACAGTAAGTCAGATAACATAGCCGACATCTTGTATTTAAGGGTCAGTAATTTCCTAATGACTTCCTAGAAAGGATCACGTCATTTGGTACTAACTGGAGGGaaagtaaatattcattcacTCTTCATTTACTAtccaaaactttattttacatgttcAGCTGACCCGTTGGTCACTGAGTAAAAGACTCACTAATGGAACAATGTCTGTTTATGGAAACTTCCCAGGAAATTACTAGGAGTTTACAGATTTAGCAAATAAAACATCGAGTTTTACTTTCAACCAACAGCTTCAGCTTTTAATAAAGCATGGTGCTGAAATGAGAATCATATCACTGAACGTGGAATGCCATCATATTTCTGGCATGTACGTCTACATCCCgtcatctctctgtctgcgAGTCTGTCTTCTTTGCATGACACCCAAAGCTGAAGCTAGGAgccttgtttttattgttgcatCCATGTTGTTTCCCTGCATCCTCGATAAACTGGACTACACAACCGGCTGTTAGTCCACGGTATTATGGGTTTGAATTGAGAAGAGTTTCTATCATTTGTGCAGCTGTTGTGATGATATATTATGTAGCGTACCTAACATTTTTgaatacttacagtatatgtcatATTCGATCACTGATGAACACCAGTGGTTTTGCTTGTTATAGACCATTAACTAGAAATCACACGTATCCTACGTTCTCAAAATAAAAGCCGACATGAACGAATAAAGGCAGATTAAATTCAGTGTAATGTTTCCAGCAGCGAGTCGTGTCACACTCGgcactttctctttttaacacttacactgttttcattcactaattaTTTGTAGTTACTTCAACTTTGCAGTTTTTTCAATCACTGTTAAGCTACAGTTGATGGACGCCAGCACAGGTTTTACACAATAAAAGCCCACAAGGAAAGGGAGGGATTGAGCTTCTTGAagatttttaatgtgaaatatctgcaggaagtgttgagtttcactgACAGCAGCTTTAACAGTGATCGGAAAAGCCTAAAGTAGAAGTGATTGATTAGTGAATGAGAACAGAATAAAGGCCGTTTCACaccgggaaaaaaaaaaaaaaaaaaccaaaaatggCGATTTTTCGCGTTCAAAGCTTTCGCACCAAGTCCGACACGAATATTCGCTTTCTGTGCGTTCCACCGATAAAATTAAAGCTTCGCACACAATCAAGCAGAGCGCTGTGCTGTGAGACCAAACGGATCAGCCGATCAATACCCACCTCGATGAGTGTGAATGGAAGTATGACACCGACGTCTGAATCTATTGGCCGCGTCGGCAAAAGTCAGGATTTCATTGGTTGGCTCGTTTTTGTCGGAATCCTGAAATTTGCTGAAATCGAAACACCTACGAAATGCGACAGTTTCGGACTCGGTGTGGATTTATTCGCACCGATTATTCGTGTTTGGTCTGAAAAGGCCTTCAGTGTTAAATGTGACATGACTCTGTTTTgaggaaatgtacattatactgaaattatcaagacaacaggtaaacaggGAGCAAGTGCTGAGTTATCTTCTGCCTTTCTTTAATATAAGCCTGCTGCAAATAAAGGCCACTATTTGAGAACTTAGTCACTGGCGTTCCTGCTGATTTCCAACGCACGCAGTAAGCTTTTAGGTTGACGTCTCACCTTCCAGACAGCTACTGGTTCCTGTTGATTTCACTGTACTGTTAAAATCAACTTGCACAGACGTGTAATGAAGTCGCAAGCCGGAACCATTTTCAAACACCGGCCTGCTGAAAAGCACTGACAGCAAAATCTAATCAAAGCGTTTTTATACGGTTCAGTTTCATCAAACCCGAGTGAGTCCTCGTGTCGGAAGACTGCCgtttcttcatttatttattcaggcgTTTCTGTATCTCAAGCAAGTACAAGTTGTACAAGATGAAACCACCAGCTGCCTGCAAGACGGCAAATCAGTGCCAGACTTTTATCACAGCAGGGAAAGCACAAGCGTTGCTAACAACATTAACTCTGTCCAAGTACAGTGAGCCACGAcgctgaaactgaagcagctgaagGGATTGATTATAGCTTAATGTGTGAAACCACCAGCTTCTGGTAGTCGCACTGACGCAAACCGGACCAAACCCACTGAGAAACTGtaaatatccacttttatataattatacaaTTAAAATCAGTTCACATGAGCACGTTTGGAACGAGGTGTTGATTAACCGTTAACCTCAGACAGAAGGACACTTCTCCACTGCAGGAGCTTAACAACCTGGAGGTCCTCATGGACTCGACGAACCAGGACACTTCAGATCTCACAGAACTGCAACTGTGTCGAGGGTTTGTGTAAATGCATTCTTAACCAGCTTAACTAGCTTTCAACCagatctcatggtcttcatctgCATATGGAGTTTGCTCACCAGAAGAAAGTCTGCTGATGAAAACCTTgagataatgacaataatgataaaacctttatttttttagcacttttcaaaaacacagtTGCTTCACGGTAAGACGTGTGgttgaaagctgaggaaaaATAGCCAGTAAGTGGACATTGAGCCAGGTAAATATTGTCAAactatgttgttttttatgtgctgTTTGGTAGGCGAGCGCATTAGGAtcctttatttttctgtaatcGTGTCTCACGTGTCGTGTCCAGCGCTGGTGGTGCAGCAGGAGCAGGTGATCGCTGTCGGGGCGTTTGTTGtaagttcctgcagtggaaaggTTTCTCACGAGTTAACTTGCTCGGGAAACTCCCCAAACCTCGAGTTAAATTCGTTAGAAAGGCACTTAAGGCTGATTTAAACGTGGCTAAAAGCGGCAGCAGGCGGTCCTTCAGGTGTCGTGAcgatgtgttgtgttgtgactGCAGGGTGGAGGATGCAGGTTCCTCCGCTACGACTGCTCCATTCAGGCTCCTCGTAAAGGCTGGGCCCTCATGCACCCGGGCCGCCTCACCCACTACCACGAAGGCCTGCCGACCACCGCCGGGGTCCGGTACATCGCGGTGTCCTTCGTGGATCCCTGAACTCCCGAAGACGGCACGCATCACGGGCTGGTCCAGACCACGCAGGTCCTGCAGCATCACAGCTGTGACCGTTTCTCTTTTCATTCCTGCAGCTGcttgttttaatgttattttgtttctgtctcacttAAACAATTACATGCAGTTTGTGACTTTGTTGGGCCTCCGTCAGTCAGCGCTCTGACGTAATGAAACATAACGTGTCAGAGGAGAACTGGGTCCAAAGTAACGCTTCATTCAGACCTCCACACACGACTTGGTTTTAAGTGTTTGTGACGCAGACTAGCACAGTGTTACTAATGTAGTCAAGGCTGGAGTTTCAACCAGGCCAAGGGGGCCCTGGGGCCCCACACCTCCAAGGGTCTGAAAGGTTCAGGTTAGTGCTAACAGGTTTGGGAATGTGCACCACTTCATCCCAGTAACAACAGAAGGGCCTCATAAAGcagtgatgatgattattattattattatgtcctGGTGAGGCATTTTCTTGTGAAGGGCTCCTGTGATGTACTTTTAATGCCCCTAATGGGTTAATAACCAGGTACCTGTTGGGTAACTTGTGCAggtaaaacattaaagttgaaCTCCACCCATTTTCCACCTCAGCGTCtgtctccaggtgtctccaggtgtcgGGCAgttctgctgcagatgttttaaagcagtataaagcctttagtgtctcagaGGGAGGGACCATACAACTGTCAGGGGAAGAGGTgcactgtgggtaatgtaggcgccaggttttgaagaagaatgtgtggagtgtgtgagtgaggtgACTCTTAACACATAAAAGCATGTAATACTGTTCTGACAGATTATCTTACTAATCGTTAATAATGAAAAGGCTCACACACTGGACGCGTTACTTTAGTCCCAGTTCTAAACTAACTTCCTGAACAATGTCGCCTTTTTGAAGAACAGAGTAGCTCACTTGGATCAGTGTCCGTTTATAAACGGCAGTCTTACATCAGAGATTATAATTCTCCATCCAGCTGTGGGAGGAACGAGCTGCTGCTGTCATCAtgtggtcctggtcctggtcctggtcccgGTCGGTCTGTGGTGTGAATCAATAATGCCTCTGATCCTGTTGTGCCTTGAGCTGGACTTCTCTCAGGAAATCAGCAAGAGTTCAGCTTAGACGTTTCATGCTTATGTTTGTGAAAAACCTTTATGTTGTTGTACTTTACTTCCCTAACCAAAGCTGTTCTGCTCTAATTCTCTCTGGAACTGAGACACTCAAAGCCTGTCGAgactattatatttatttttttatattttccctCACTGATGTTGGTCGCACAGTTTCTACCGGTGTGCTTTGAACGCAACCTGAATAAAACAGTGGACCCGCCTGAACTGAACGTCTCTGTCAGACATCTTTACCTGAACAACCCTCTCAGGTGTGGAAGCAGTTAGCGATTCGAATCTTAGAAGCGACTGAATACTAACTGTGAAATTTAATCACTACTGAATTCTTAATGTGAGCTGGAGTGCAGGACTTTCACGTCCGTTACATCCGAGTTCACACGGTGCTGAATAAGCCCGTCGCCGCCAGTTTTTAactctggtgtctgtggcgacatcaCTGCGCTGGCGCACCGGTAGTGATGCGTTTTACGTCAGCCAGCAGTGATTGGTTAGGTTTGGaagcggggagcaacccagagccacgTAGAGAGCTCCGCAGTCCGCCattactgtaaacacacaaacaggacgTTTGTTATCGAGCTGTTTATCTTCTTCATTATGATTGTTAATGTGCTTTGACTGTATCTTATGCAGCCAATAAGCCGCTTGAATGTTATTGAACAGAGTCTGACAAGCGTTCAGcgctgcagctttaaatttaaatgtataataCTGAAATATTTGAAACCATCTGAATCTTACAAGTCAGTTTCAAGTTGGACAAGTACGAAAACTCATCCAGTTAATATCTATTTCACGGTTCACAATATTCAAGatctatattttaatttgagcTCAAAAAGCTCGTTTCAGATCAAGTTAGATCACATGACCAGGTAAGTTTGAGTTTGTCCACGTCTCTACATGCAGCTGAAACTCACTAGAGACACGACACTGTTCTCACATTTCCATTCGATatattatcaaaaatattgattatagctgcttttaGAGTTCAGTAGTGATTCACAGTGAGATATTCGCTTAAGATTAAACACTTGATGACCAGTCTTGATTAGTTTCAGCCATAGTGCCGTCAGAACCGCCCCGGGACCGCCGGTCCTCTGCACAGAGCAGATTACACTGATCTGCTGCTGCGAGTCCGTCTgcagtaaacctacagaaagagcGGCTGCCTCGAGGGTTTCTTTATTCTGCAGGTAACACTGAACCAGTCAGCGCCTGGAGTTCAGTGCAGCCTACATCTTataaaacatgtgaaattaatATTCGCACTATTTTCACTGcacatttctttgtttggtAGAAGACTTCACAGCCAGGTTGGGTAACACGTTGCAGGTTTAAAGGCCCTCAGTTTAGTCAAACCTGATTTAGTCCAGGTTTCAGGCTGCTGAATGAACCCGCTAAGGGCCCGATGACTCCGTTTCTGCCACTCTGAAGCGGTGACTTGCACAAGCACAAATTTAGGGAAGCGCACACaaagatataataaaaataaatacattaaaaataaagtcatttaaGCTAGATTTCAAGTGAGGGCCTCAAGATTGTGGCTGTAAGGCGCTTTAATACTGTACGCACAACTGAAGTTAAAATAACCAACAAACTGAACCCGGAGCCTTCTGGGGCCCCTCGAGTATCGGGCCCCTGGGGAATTGGCTTCCCTGTAATCCACCAATGACCACAGTGTTTGTGACATCAGCGCGCACACACGGTAAGattttatcagttttatttgaaagaGTTAAAAGTTATTAGCAAGAAGAGGGAGATAGAGAATATACAGCACGTGGTTAAAATCTAAAGCTCAACATGgaactgacagaaaaaacatcTATTTACAACTTTACAGCCAGTTTGCTACTGACGGCCTGAAGCGGAGGTCAAAGTTCATTTCAGAGCTTCTGCCAAACATGCGGATTCGTACGGAGCGGAGCGAGGCGAGGCGGGCGGCTCACAGGCGGAAGCGGTCGGAGAAGTTGGGTGACTGGGGGACTGTGAGGGGAACTTCGCTCTTCTTCACCGCTACAGGTTTGTAGTGTCTGATGGGTTGAGCCTTGTGaacctgcaggaggaggaggaggaggagagcgacGTCAGACTAATACGACACAATGAAGCCTTACAGATTTGATTTTGCCTCTTATTGTTACTTTAAAAATCTCTACATTGTTCTTTCCTCCTGTGGGGGGGAAACCTgtttgaaaaccactgctgtaaaGAAACAATGCAGAGCTGAAAGAGCAACTTGACTAAACGTTTGAGCGGTAACTGATTCATAACTCGTAATCCCAGTTAATCCCTCTTTCCCATGAGCCCTTTCTCTGCAGCGACCTGTTCTTGCCGCATCCTGGCGACCTCGTCCTTCTCCCTCTGCTCCTTCTCTcgtctctgctcctcctccatgAGCGCCCTGAGAGCCTCCTTCTCATTGGCCAGCTGCTCGTACTCCTGCCGCTCCCGGGCGCGCCGCTCCGTCGACAGCTCGAAGGCCTCCACAACTGTAGAAGAATTAATGCCTTCTCAGAGTGCCGTGATGGGGTGGTGAGGGCGACAGAACACAGGGAGTTACACAACGCTGACGAGCACTTCAGCGTCCGAGCAGAGCGCTGAAGCCTCTTCaggagctcacacacacacgtaaacacagTGATAATGCAGTCATATCAGTAATATTGAAGTATGTTTTCTGAGTGCAGTGGAAACTCTACATGCAAGTTCATCCGGCTCTTTGTCTCAATCACACGCCATGAAGCGTTTTCTCCCTCAGCTGATCTGAAGCCGTCATATAAACTCGCTTCAAGCTACAATTTGAGTCCAGTCCAGCCATTTGGACACAAATCAGGAGAAACATGCAGCTCTTCACTTTGTAATGCTTGTACACGGCCCAAAGGGATCGTGCGACCTGCAATTTTAAAGGTCTCgtgtttcttattgtcaacaaagcCACgtgcagacccaaaccaacaataatTTGGGGGCCGCACGATTGAGATGTGATCACGATCCCGTTTCAGGCCTCTAAGCGATCATTATTAATCAGACAGATCTGTGACGTCAAAACACACGTAACTCCCTAAACTGCATCAAATGACACGTGTGTGTTGCTGCACAGGACGTCGATGCAAATACAGCTAATGTGTCAGACGAGTAAAATGCAGCCGAAGAAAAAGCTTCAAACAGCAGCTGGAGATCAAATCCTTTGTAGCAACTCAATGTGGACTGCAATAAGTTTTATTAAAGTCATTCTGACTCCACAACAGacgcactatttcctcctgttcgaggaaactacagtgagcagctgctTGAGGAAGTTACTGagcctttcttcctcctttaaaacaaacaaggaggTAGGAAGTCTCAGTACTGAGACGGACTAACCCATTGTAAACAATAACCATCAGATAATGCCAGTTTATCCCAAGCTGCCCGGAGCCGTGCAGTAGTTTTAATAAGTCTGTTTACTGGAACCATGTTTGAggtgtcagccaatcagaaatgtgCACGTTCCACGGCCATGTTACCAGCATCAGTGAGTCACAGGTCTGGGCGGTCGTGGTGCAGTCTTACCCACTGTAGCCCGGCTCTCCTTTTTGGGCTGGAAAGGCTCTTTGTGAGTGACCGTGTTGGGCCTGGCTTTGAATATCGCTGCTTCCTCCTGTTGCTTCTGCTCCTCTTTCACCTGCAAGGCACAGAGGTCGTGTTTGAACGCCACGGCGGAGACGTTTATTGTCGAGAATAGAAACCGCTCAGGGGCAGACCCTGTCGTACCATCTGTTCCCAGCGACTGCTCCTCACGGCCCCCCGTTCATCCAGCAGCAGCTTAAAGGGTTCAGGTCTCGTGGGctccagcttcttcttctctgggaGGACCACCGTGTCGAAGTCTGGCAGCGGCTGGGCCTTGAACTGTGGTACCTGCAAACGTTCAGAGGGAACACGAGAAAGCGATTTAACAGTTGTGCCTTTATTCTGAGGCGTAAGACCGCAGGTTCTGGAGGTGTGACTCCACCTCTTCGTTGCGCTTCTCCTCCAGCCTCTTCTCTTTCAGCGCCCTCCTCTCTCGTTCCCTCTCTTCAAAGGAAAGGGGCAGACCTCCACGTGGTGGTTCTCTTGTAGCCGGGGCTGGAAAGGGAGGCCAAAGTGAGGCACGGGCGGGGCCTTGATTGGCGAGGGCCGTTTTACCTGAACAAGAGACACCGGGTTTCAGGTGATTTACATGGGGATGGGTGGGGTGATGGGGAAAAGAGCTGAGCAGCACCAGGTGTGTTCTTACTTCCTCCACCTTGGGCTCCATATGAACCCTCTTCTTGAGGACAAACGCTGGAGACTCCGGCACAGTCGGATGCACAACTTTCTTCTCTGGCAGTCCCTGTTGACGGGAGGAAATCGTTGGTTTACTAAATTCATATGTAGAAATAACCGTCTCCTCTCAAAGCAGTAAAAACCAAGCCAGCTTTGGTGGAAACCCTCGGATTTGACACTGAACTTTCGGCGGCAGGATTTAAACTCACCACTACTCCTTCCAGGATCTTTTTGGGCAGAGGCTGGGATTTAAAGGTGTGCGGCTTCTCTTCACCTTCGGGCTTCTTGGTGGCCTGTCTCTCCTGGAGCCTTTTTTCAATCTGCAGCTCGAAGCCTTCGGGTACAGTGGGTTCCTTCACGGCCGGCTTCTTCAGGCCCTCTGCACTCTCCAATATCTTCCTGTTCAGCTCCAGGGCCTTGAATTTAAACCTgtgattaaaaaacacattgttaaTAGAAGTAAACTCCTACAGGAAGGCGCTGTGGAGTCCAGACATCTCCGTGTCTTGGAGCTCTGATGGTGAAGTCTATGAAATGTCCAGATATTAGCCGTGTAAGTAACAAGTAGAGCAGATATATTTATGATGCTGAGAGTCGGGGGTAAAGGCTCTTACTTGTTAAGTTTGTCCACCTCTTCAGCCTCCAGGTCAGCGCTGCTCTTAACCGTGGGGGGCCGGCTCCGCTGGCGGGTCAGCAGGTCTGGGGTGTGAGGCTGGGTGAGCTTCAGGTGCTCGCCCTTCGCTCGGGACGGCCCTGACAAAAACCCACGTGACTCAGTTATACACTTAAACCCCCACTACACAGAAAACCATTTAAACCTGTTAGAAACAAACCTGACACTGAACGTCGTCAGAGGACCCCCCCCCCGCTCACCTCTCTCTTGACTCTTGCGACTGCGCAGATGGTAGCGGTCAGGGGTTCGTTTCTGGAAGCGCTCTATCTGCTGAGCCATGGGCACGTAGGCAGAGGACTCGTCCGCCTTTCTCTTGCTGCCCGTCGACAGGTTGAAGGGTTTGGGCACTGTGGCCCCTTTCATAGCCTTGGCctaaaaacaggaaaagggGATGCGACTGTAAAAATGAGGTGTGGGCTTCGTGTGGTCCATATGTTCGTgactttcagctcactgttgaGAACGCGTTTTAAAAACTAACCGAACTACCCACAGACTCTGTATTTAGGCCTGTTAACTAAAGATGTTGTTAGAGGGGAAGACATTCATCTATTCAAAGTGATGCTGATATCAAGTAAGAAAGTTATAACGAGGAATTGGTTGAAAAGTAAGCCTTTGAGTCTGGACCAATGGAAGAATATCATGGCGGAAATTTTtacaatggaaaaaatgacCCACGACCTGAGATTGGATGCACATAAATGTAAATTACGATGGTGGAAATGGACCAACTATGTAACCCACTCaaatatatgaaacaaatgGAAGATCTGTATTTGTAGCACCCTACCAGTTGTTATCTTGTtcattgtgaaaattaaaaaatgcaaaagtaaaaaaaaaaaaaaaaaaaaaaacctaaccGAACTGTAGTTTAAAGTTTTCAAACAGTGAGCTGGAGGACAGTTCAGGCCACGCAACAAAGTCAGAGGGTGTTTTAAAGATTTCTCGATCAGGTTTTACTCAAAATGAAGGAGTGCTGAAGCAAAGCTTTTTATAATGTGTGGTTTCCATCAAGCGATGTATAAAAGCGAACAGGTCTGTGTCAAAGCTGACGAGCCGTTGATTCTAGTTTTCCTATCACCTTTATTTACACAGTAATTTGAATATGaactgcagtttgtttgttgtgcATCTAAAGTCGCTGAAGAGCCAGTTTGGATCCCAAACCCTCTGCAGTAACAGCTTTGCCTCCACGACACTTCTGAACACTTTCTGGGTGAAGCGTCGCGGTCTGTGTTGGACGGTTCGGCCTCTCGGGTGTCAGTGTAGCGTCAAGGTGTTCGTGTATGAAGCACTTACTGGGGAGGAGGGTTTGCGAAGCTGAGCGATAAAGGCCACCTCCTTGTGGGCCGTGTTGGATGAAGTGGTGGCCTTAGCGCGGCTGTTTGTGTTGAAGCGGAACTCCTTAGGAACAGTTGTGGACATGACCATCTTCTTCGGTGGTGGATCTGAAATAACAGACTTCCTTTCAAGACGTGAAGGCAAACTAAAGCCCAACTTTCAGATCTTTTAAAAAGGGTAACAGACCAACAGCTCAGCACATAGACTAATGTTGCAGCTCCACAGAGTAAATCAGTAACATCTACTCACTGCCAGCCAG
This sequence is a window from Siniperca chuatsi isolate FFG_IHB_CAS linkage group LG10, ASM2008510v1, whole genome shotgun sequence. Protein-coding genes within it:
- the tpx2 gene encoding LOW QUALITY PROTEIN: targeting protein for Xklp2 (The sequence of the model RefSeq protein was modified relative to this genomic sequence to represent the inferred CDS: inserted 1 base in 1 codon), whose amino-acid sequence is MAESDGDTSDLYEFDAPSRVVDLKELENAEGEDTWFEQQAGGGDSHLKTPSRLDKPFKRSDAANLPRAIVTPLLKADVDSGPSTSTAHPSNIVTSWGAGTPTRTGARPKTAANQPPAQPRRVSKRKEAASGPAVPPSKKYKKSPVGRPARKSSSVVRRRQSESRTVPKTRAAASTTANTEPNSSEEQELERIRNLQKEVALHRKKNEASYKAALAGNPPPKKMVMSTTVPKEFRFNTNSRAKATTSSNTAHKEVAFIAQLRKPSSPAKAMKGATVPKPFNLSTGSKRKADESSAYVPMAQQIERFQKRTPDRYHLRSRKSQERGPSRAKGEHLKLTQPHTPDLLTRQRSRPPTVKSSADLEAEEVDKLNKFKFKALELNRKILESAEGLKKPAVKEPTVPEGFELQIEKRLQERQATKKPEGEEKPHTFKSQPLPKKILEGVVGLPEKKVVHPTVPESPAFVLKKRVHMEPKVEEVKRPSPIKAPPVPHFGLPFQPRLQENHHVEVCPFXFEERERERRALKEKRLEEKRNEEVPQFKAQPLPDFDTVVLPEKKKLEPTRPEPFKLLLDERGAVRSSRWEQMVKEEQKQQEEAAIFKARPNTVTHKEPFQPKKESRATVVVEAFELSTERRARERQEYEQLANEKEALRALMEEEQRREKEQREKDEVARMRQEQVHKAQPIRHYKPVAVKKSEVPLTVPQSPNFSDRFRL